In Flavobacterium sp. N3904, one DNA window encodes the following:
- a CDS encoding tyrosine-type recombinase/integrase: protein MKKTSLLIPMFKQFIKETETGKRLKKNGEKIKPGSIQNYYYVMNNLIQFSSDAKFELRICDASKLDKRELQSEKSYWKKFYQKFTEFLYKKGCHDNYVGANIKVIRVFFNYLKNDKDLFTGDFQRLFYVRKEEIEIFVLSPEQLKFLIHDKEFEASLIPSHRRIKDIFVFGCTTGLRYSDIFLLTNKNFEQMEGEWYLKLKSKKTKTFSFIKLSAYAVAIFLRYQSQSNKATLFGNTSLFNFNKSLKQIGEQAGYTTPIEVSREKQGKTQRLTKKTDTSKNRFCDKMSSHMMRRTAITTLLILGMPEHLVRKISGHSSASTSFNRYVHYAQAYMDKEIEKVHSKLESY from the coding sequence ATGAAAAAGACGAGTCTCCTAATTCCTATGTTCAAACAGTTTATAAAAGAAACCGAAACAGGGAAACGGCTCAAAAAAAACGGTGAAAAGATAAAGCCGGGTTCCATACAGAACTACTATTATGTAATGAACAATCTGATTCAATTTTCTAGCGATGCCAAATTTGAATTACGCATTTGCGATGCTTCCAAACTGGACAAACGCGAACTCCAATCTGAAAAAAGTTATTGGAAAAAATTCTATCAAAAATTTACGGAATTCTTATATAAAAAAGGATGTCATGACAATTATGTTGGAGCAAATATCAAAGTGATTCGGGTGTTTTTTAACTATTTAAAAAACGACAAAGACCTCTTTACAGGTGATTTTCAGCGATTGTTTTATGTCCGCAAAGAAGAAATAGAGATTTTTGTACTTTCCCCTGAGCAACTCAAGTTCCTAATTCACGATAAAGAGTTTGAAGCTTCACTGATACCCAGCCACAGACGCATAAAGGATATTTTTGTTTTTGGCTGTACCACGGGATTACGTTATTCTGATATTTTTTTGCTGACCAATAAAAATTTTGAACAAATGGAAGGCGAATGGTACTTGAAACTCAAATCCAAAAAAACAAAAACATTCAGTTTTATCAAGCTCTCTGCCTATGCAGTTGCCATTTTCCTTCGGTATCAATCTCAGAGCAATAAGGCAACTCTTTTTGGCAATACCAGTTTGTTCAATTTTAACAAAAGTCTAAAACAAATAGGTGAACAGGCAGGTTATACCACTCCTATTGAAGTTTCTCGAGAGAAACAGGGAAAAACACAGCGCCTTACCAAAAAGACAGACACCTCCAAAAACCGGTTTTGTGACAAAATGAGTTCTCACATGATGCGTAGAACCGCTATAACGACCTTATTAATTTTGGGAATGCCAGAGCATCTTGTTCGTAAAATAAGCGGACACAGTAGCGCCAGCACTTCTTTTAATCGATACGTACATTACGCGCAAGCTTACATGGATAAAGAAATCGAAAAAGTACACAGTAAGTTGGAGAGTTATTAA